The genome window AGGTGGCTTGTTTTTTTCGGATTAATCAGCTTAACAATGTGGTTTTATCTGATATACTCATCGCTTTTCCGTTGGCGGTTCTAACGCCCTCCTGTTCGCAGTCAAAAATTGATCAAGCGGCCAGTTGAACGCATGGAATCAGATCAAGTCTGATTTAGGACAGATAATTTTTCCAAAGATATGTTTTCCATGTCCCTTCTGTCTCTTTATTGGATTCGGGGCGGTTGGACGCTTTCAGAACTTTTGACCGGAAAAATATCAAAAATGGTTTTAAGATTTTCCTGTAAACCAGGAATGTTTGAGCTGAGTCAATACAAGATTGACGTATCTGTGATAGTATTTGCTTAACATCAATCTTTGACAAATTATGGGCGAAACCCAAAATTTGTCAAAAGTCCAGTTACTACTATTGTCGGATAAATGTCCAATTCAAGGGATCGCCATCTTTGTAAGGCATATATCCGTGAAAAACACGCGGATCGTCATCAAACACCAGCGGCAAAAAATAGCGGTCGCCTTTCCACATAGGCAACTCCTCCATTATTTCCAAAGGCACCCATTCTAACACTCCTTCATCGTTTTGCTTATAAGGGGTACCTGTAAAGCTTTCAATGAGAAAGATAAAGCCAAGCCAATCTTCACCAGCGGGACCAAAACCTGTCCAATTAATCGTACCACGCAATTTCATGAGAGAGCATTCGATACCAGCTTCTTCTCTTATCTCGCGCTGCATACATGTCACCACATCTTCGTTAGACTCCATTTTGCCACCAAGGCCATTGTACTTGCCGTGGTGATGATCGCCTTTGCGAGCATTGCGGTGCACAAGCAAAACACGTTTATGATCCGGTGACAAGACATATCCAAGCGTTCCCAAAATAGGCTTATAAGGCATCATAATTCCTTCTGTTAGATTTACAGTGCAATAGCATATGTTACGCCAAAGAAACTCACAATCTTTTCGTAACTCACCTTAACACAAAAAGAGTAACATTTGGGCTGAAGCCTCATAAGAAAATTACGGAGTCCTTCATTCTTCGAGGATTGATCACTTGCACGCATTGCGGATGTCTGGCAACGCCTGAGAAGCATAAAGAAAGCTACATTTGAATTTTGTATTTCAGAACTTGAAATTCGATGGCAAAAAAGCTACTTATACAGACATATGAGCCATTTACTATCCTAGTAGACTATAAAAAGCGTCCAAATGAATGGGGCAGCTCGACTCGAACCAGCAAAGTCTTGAGACGAGGAATTTACAGTCGGTTCCCCTCCCATACAGCAGCATAAACTAGCATAGGTGCGACATTTTTAAAGGTTTAACAATCCAGTAATTGAGGTGCTCTATGCCATTTATGCCAGTTTTTTGCAGTCTAGTGCGTAAAATTTGCGTATAACGATATCATTTAATCAATAAGAATAGATCTTTAAAATCTATCGTTGCTCATTTAACTGAAAAGGATGAAATGAGATGCGAACAATTATAAGACTCCCAACCATTAAAAAGAAAGCCCTGCCGATTTTAAAACGTCACGCAATAAAGCGTGCAGCATTTTTTGGATATTTCGCTCGAGGAGAAGCCAAAGCGAATAGCAATGATAAAATGAAATCTCCAAAATAAGACTAGTCCGACTATTATTTTATCTCACTTACAGAGGGATATATAGGCGGTTTTGATGATTTAGGAAATACAGGTCTATTAGACAAATCATGCACTTGTTTGGGCGTAGGCGTTCCGTCAATAAAATTGATATCCCATGGACCATCAAGAGATATGTAAAGAAGATTTCCTTCCTCAGAATTGGTCCATCCTTCGTGAATCATTTTGCTTGGCATATAATTGTAAGAACCTGGGCTTAAGTCTGCAACTTTTCCATCCTGATCTCTCATCAGAAAGTGCCCATAAACGCAATAATGAGTTTCGTTAGCTGTGTGCCAATGTTTTGGAGCATGATAATTTTTTGGACAACGAATCATTAATTGAGTTCCTCCTGTTTTGGGATTGACATGTAGAATTGTCATTTCTGCTGATAGATCTCCCAATTCTGGAATAAGCTTCTCCCATTTATAATCTTCATATTTCAAATAGATAGCAGGATCGAAACCATCAGATTCGTTAGATAAATTCACTGACTCGCCCAAAAGAGGTCCGAAGATCATCATCAATGACATTCCATAACAGAATAATTTCATAACCGCCTCTACAGTCGACAAGGAAAAGCAATCAATAATTTTAAGCAAACGCTTCCCCTTGCACATGCAAAGGTTAATACTATTAATTGAGAAAAAGAATAGAAAGACTAAATAGGCAAAACATCTTGATCAATTTGTGTCTTAAAATCCCTTTTATTAATTAATTTCTTTTGCTTCATATGCAAGCTGCTGCCATCGAGATTCAAAGTCACTTTCTGAAATTATTTTTGATGGATATTTCTGGGCTCCAATAAAATGAATACCTTGATACTGAATAGCTTTATCGAGCTTTTTAAGGAATATCTCTACACTCTTTAAATTATCTTGGCGATCATCAATAAAAATGATTTTTTCTGGATAAAAATCTGTTTTTTCAAGAAAAGCTAATAATGCCTCTCCCTTGGAAATCATAGTACCATTAACAAATAGAATCCCATTAAGATATTTTGAGTAATTTTCCCGATAAGATGTTAAATCATCAAATATAATAGAGGCTGAGTAAGGGGCTGACTTAGAAAAATCAATTCCCAATTGCTGTAAACTTTCTATTCGCCATTTTTCCATATTTTGAATTGGACCAAATCTACCAGTTAAATTAGCGGTCATTGCCATTGTCGGTACACCTTTATCAATAATTCCTTGTAAGAACTGAGGAATGCGATCATCAAGGAGAACAGGCTTTGAATGAATAGTCATTAAACTCAAAAATATCATTTGCTTATCTTCCGGTACTTCCTTCATTATTCTTTTAGAAATTGTACTGAAGCGTTTCATATTAGCCATTTGAAATGCAGGATCACTTGGTTGGACTAGAACCATATCAACATCAAAAATAACTAACGTCTTTGAATTAGCATTCTGTATGTAATTAAAAACCTCTTTCATATTCTCTACTTGTGTGGTTTGTGCATATGCATGGCAAGATAAAATGCAAAATGCCAGCAGAAGCGTTAAACAAAATTTCTTCATATTTTATTCCCTATTGCTTAAGTAAAAAACTTTTAGAACTTAAGAATAATACAGTATCACATTTAGAAAAATTTAATTAATCTGATACTATGTATAAGTAAAACTTATAATGGGTATATATGAAATGTGCTCCAAACATCACATTCCTTCGTTATTTTTTTAGTGCCGGGCAAGCAAAGAGCATCTCAAAGGCTGCAAAAGAAAACTTTGTCAGTCAATCCGCAATTAGCCAAGCCATCCATAAGCTAGAAATCAATCTAGGAAAGCAATTAATTACTCATGAAAAGAATCGCTTTCAGCTTACAGCAGATGGGTTATTACTTTTAGATAAGTGTAAACAAATTTTCAGCGTATTTTCTGAAATTGAAGATTCATTTAATGAAGTGGAGGGAGTCTTTAAGGGAAGATTATCTTTTGCTTGCACACATAGTTTTGCGCTCTCTTTGCTTCCTCCATACTTAGAGAGGCTGTCTAAAATGGCAAGCGAAGTAGAACCTATTTTAAGATTTGGCCATACAGGCACAATTATTGAATTAGTTAAAAAAGGTGATGTTGATTTTGGAATTGTTTTGGATAATGAAGATTTTTCAGCTTTCAATTCGTACGAAATTTATAGCGGAAAGTATCAATTATATCGAGCAAGGAAATTGCCAAGTCAAGCCAAAAATAAATTTATTCTTAGTGAGGAACGAAAAGAGGTCTCTTTGTTAAAACAATATTTTTATGATCACGAAATAGAAATCAGAACTTATATGGAAGTTTCCAGCTGGGAAGTCATCGCAAGTTTAACAAAACAAGGCTTAGGAATTGGCTTTCTTCCTGATTATATTATTGGTAAGCGCTCACTAATTCCTTACGAATTATCCATTCCCTTAATTCCTTACCGAATTTTAGCAATTTTTCCAAAAAATAAAAAATTACCCCGTAATGCCAAGATGTTTATTGATTTAATGTCAGACGCGAAGCCTAATCCCTCTCTATCACCAACAGAGACCGAAGTCGAGAGAAGTTTTTAAAGGATAAAGATAAAAGAGAAAGGATAAGTTAAGATGCTTTTGTCTTTTTGGAAATGGTGACCAAAATAGCAGTCATTTCTTACACTCTTGCATTAGCCACCGAGCTTTTCGGAACAAACAATCTGTCCTTCTTCCAGAAGCTCTAGCCAATAAACCGTCTCCTCCAATTCTTGGAGGCCAGCATCGATTTTGGCGACGAATTCCATTTTTGATCGAGCAAAAATGGCTTCTCGATAATGAGCACCAACAGAAGTTCCACTTCTTAGAACTTGCTTGCCTATCACTTCAGCTTCGACTGTTTTGGGAAGATTTGTGAATAAATGAATGATTTTTAAAGAAAAGTATTTGGTTCTTTGCGAAAGATTATTCAAGATACTTTTGCTCTTTTTATCCTTTCTCCTTTCACTTTTACTCTTTAAAAATTGGGGGCGGCTGGACTCGAACCAGCGAAGACGTGAGTCGAGGGATTTACAGTCAGTCAACTGTCAAATATTCACAAAAAGATACAGCACATAACAAAAAGACAGTCATATATTTATGTCTATTTAAGTTGCATAAAGTTGTCATTTCCTTCCATTTTTTGTGAAATAGTGCACCATAAGTGCACCATTAAAATTATGATTCGGTTTCTATTTTGAATCGATGACTTGTATGAAAATTTAATTTCCATCATAATTTTAATTTCACATTTAGAAATGAATGGAATCATCAAAAATTATGTGTAAAATCTTACAATTTTGACAATTAAAATTTTTGTAAAAATTTTAAACAATTAAAGTTAAATGTTTTATTTTAAATTCTTTTTATTCTTAATAATATCGAATAATTTAATCGGACAAGTTGAATTCCAACAAACTGAATCAAACATCGAAAAATGGATGGATTTTAACGAAAAATTACAAAATCAAACAAATGGGAATATCCCTCAACCCTTTCAACCTGTAGAAACATTGACACTAAAGTATCTCAGAGAACCTAGTATAATTCTAGACATTGGCTGTGAAACGGGAAAAAATGCTGCTTGCCTTATAAAAAATGGACATCAGGTTGTAATACTAGATATTGCTCCTAATGCAATCTATTACACTATAGAAAATCTCAAAAAAGAAGGCTTGGACCATGGAATTCAGGATAGCATAATCTCAAGCATTGAAGACTTACCAGCTGAATATGGCCCCTTTAAAGCTGTTGTTGGAACTTACGCTTTTTCCTTTATTCCACCTCATCTCTTTGAACAAATAATGAGAGATAATGTTCTTAATAGAATCGAATATAATGGGTATTTTGTAGGTGGTTTTTTTGGAGAGGAACACACCTGGGCTGCAAATCCAGATTTAAGTATTTTAAATATCCAAGAACTAGAGACTCTTTTTTCTTCTCATGGTTTTTCAATTTTAGAGATAAATGAACAAATCAAAGAAATACCTACTGTTTTCAATGGAATTACAAAATTTCATACCATCAATGTCATTGCTCATAGAACCTTAAAGTTGGATTTTTAGGACAACTGGGACAAAGAGGACACATTAACATCTGTAAAAGTGCTCTCTTTTGAGTTTCCCTTTGCTTTTGGCTTCAATCTGTTTCCATAGCCGATTCGGATTAAATGTTTTAGATTTCCAATTCCGTCCAGACTGAGATAAGACCACTTCTATCGGAATAAAAACGGCTCCTCCGTATTTCTTAAGAACAACTTTGGCAGAATAAATGTTCCGTAAGTTTTACTGACTATCTACACTGTGTTATAGTGGAATTATAAAAAGAGACATCATACAACTAAAGTTTTCGAGAAGCTAAGGTGCCAGATACTGTCGTTATGAGGCAGACTAGACATACGAGCGTTAACATGTTAAAGGAATATTATCAGGATTTGAGAGATTACCAGAATAATGTTTTGAGAAGTTTGAATCTCTAACCAAATAGTCAATGCTTATGGCAAGTCTTCTCGTGCAGATAATGCAAGCTAGAAAGTTTGTTTAGTGTAATTTATATAGATAAAAAGAGGTATAGCCCCCAGGAGGAGATTTATCCTCAGGAGGCTAAATAAAAAATTTTCCAATTATAGATAAAAAAATCTCAATCCGGATTAAAAAATATATGTGGATGTTCTTTCATCCAATTCCGCGCTCTTTTTATACATTCCATAAATTCAGGATCTTTTTTATTAGAGTTGTACTCATCCAAACTTTTTTTTATTTCCTCATGGCCAGCTGCAGCAGCTAAAAAAAACCACATACAACCTTCAATGGGATCTTCTATTACACCATTTCCTTGAACATACGCTGCACCTAAAATAGCCATTCCATTATAAGACCCTTGTTCGGCACTTTTGTTTGCCCAATAAAGACTTTTTTTAAATTTTTTATCGTTATAATAAAAAATGGCTAAGCGTTCTTGATGAATACAAGACCCTTTTTTAGCCATTTCTTCGCATATTTTTAAGCCTTTTTGGAAGGCCGATTCTTTTTCTGCATTATACCTCTGAAGACTTGCATCATATGCCTCTTGACCCCCATATCCAGTTACTAATAGCATTATAATTTTCCTTGATTAGTTTATCTAAAAAAGTATCTTCTTCAGCAAAACCTTTTCCTAAAAATAAAATTGACAAGGTGAGTAAAGAGACACAAAAAATACAATTAAATATTTTCATAACACCCTCATAATTAAAGGTATAAGATCATAGCAAAACGCTTGATAATTAGCAGCTCAATTCTATCTTAAGGAAAATCTTTATCTCTGAAAAAAGTTGTTGAAAATAGATCGAAAAATGATCTATCATAGTATCATGACAAAGCAAGAAACATGGATAGTTGAGATTGCAAGCCAAGCAAAGAAAGCGGATAAGAATCTTTCAAAAAATGCCGCTAAATCCTTTGTGCTCTTATTAAGAGAGTTGCAACTGCTTGGCCCTTATAGATCTTCATGGCCTAATTATACTAAAATGCCACATGAAAACTATCACTGCCATATTGAAAAGGGCCGTCCAACATATGTTGTTTGCTGGCGTATAGTGAATAAAAAAGATAAGATTATAGAGGTATATTATGCGGGGACACACGAGAAAGCACCCTATTGAGCAATCAACTCTGCCTATTACAAGAACCCACGAAGAAGATGCTATGTCAGCAGATGAAATGATTCGTAAAATCTGCGGTGATCTGCCTGAATGGGCTGTTACTCTTCGCGGATTACGTAATCGTGAAGGCTTAACTCAAGCAGCTCTCGGCAATTTACTGGGAATTGCTCAGACAAACATTTCTAAGATGGAATTGGGAAAGAGACCTATTGGGAAAACAATTGCAAAACGTTTAGCTGATTTATTTCATACTGATTATAGATTGTTTTTATAGAACAAAACTTTTTACTTTATTACATAAACATTCCTTTAAGTTGGACTTTATTAATTGCTTTTTGTAGAGTCTTAACGTTTAGTTTATATATTTAACTTCAAGGAATA of Candidatus Protochlamydia phocaeensis contains these proteins:
- a CDS encoding class I SAM-dependent methyltransferase; translated protein: MFYFKFFLFLIISNNLIGQVEFQQTESNIEKWMDFNEKLQNQTNGNIPQPFQPVETLTLKYLREPSIILDIGCETGKNAACLIKNGHQVVILDIAPNAIYYTIENLKKEGLDHGIQDSIISSIEDLPAEYGPFKAVVGTYAFSFIPPHLFEQIMRDNVLNRIEYNGYFVGGFFGEEHTWAANPDLSILNIQELETLFSSHGFSILEINEQIKEIPTVFNGITKFHTINVIAHRTLKLDF
- a CDS encoding cytotoxic translational repressor of toxin-antitoxin stability system, with amino-acid sequence MTKQETWIVEIASQAKKADKNLSKNAAKSFVLLLRELQLLGPYRSSWPNYTKMPHENYHCHIEKGRPTYVVCWRIVNKKDKIIEVYYAGTHEKAPY
- a CDS encoding cupin domain-containing protein gives rise to the protein MLKIIDCFSLSTVEAVMKLFCYGMSLMMIFGPLLGESVNLSNESDGFDPAIYLKYEDYKWEKLIPELGDLSAEMTILHVNPKTGGTQLMIRCPKNYHAPKHWHTANETHYCVYGHFLMRDQDGKVADLSPGSYNYMPSKMIHEGWTNSEEGNLLYISLDGPWDINFIDGTPTPKQVHDLSNRPVFPKSSKPPIYPSVSEIK
- a CDS encoding helix-turn-helix domain-containing protein translates to MSADEMIRKICGDLPEWAVTLRGLRNREGLTQAALGNLLGIAQTNISKMELGKRPIGKTIAKRLADLFHTDYRLFL
- a CDS encoding tetratricopeptide repeat protein — encoded protein: MLLVTGYGGQEAYDASLQRYNAEKESAFQKGLKICEEMAKKGSCIHQERLAIFYYNDKKFKKSLYWANKSAEQGSYNGMAILGAAYVQGNGVIEDPIEGCMWFFLAAAAGHEEIKKSLDEYNSNKKDPEFMECIKRARNWMKEHPHIFFNPD
- a CDS encoding 8-oxo-dGTP diphosphatase — its product is MPYKPILGTLGYVLSPDHKRVLLVHRNARKGDHHHGKYNGLGGKMESNEDVVTCMQREIREEAGIECSLMKLRGTINWTGFGPAGEDWLGFIFLIESFTGTPYKQNDEGVLEWVPLEIMEELPMWKGDRYFLPLVFDDDPRVFHGYMPYKDGDPLNWTFIRQ
- a CDS encoding four helix bundle protein produces the protein MNNLSQRTKYFSLKIIHLFTNLPKTVEAEVIGKQVLRSGTSVGAHYREAIFARSKMEFVAKIDAGLQELEETVYWLELLEEGQIVCSEKLGG
- a CDS encoding DUF2608 domain-containing protein, whose amino-acid sequence is MKKFCLTLLLAFCILSCHAYAQTTQVENMKEVFNYIQNANSKTLVIFDVDMVLVQPSDPAFQMANMKRFSTISKRIMKEVPEDKQMIFLSLMTIHSKPVLLDDRIPQFLQGIIDKGVPTMAMTANLTGRFGPIQNMEKWRIESLQQLGIDFSKSAPYSASIIFDDLTSYRENYSKYLNGILFVNGTMISKGEALLAFLEKTDFYPEKIIFIDDRQDNLKSVEIFLKKLDKAIQYQGIHFIGAQKYPSKIISESDFESRWQQLAYEAKEIN
- a CDS encoding LysR family transcriptional regulator, which translates into the protein MKCAPNITFLRYFFSAGQAKSISKAAKENFVSQSAISQAIHKLEINLGKQLITHEKNRFQLTADGLLLLDKCKQIFSVFSEIEDSFNEVEGVFKGRLSFACTHSFALSLLPPYLERLSKMASEVEPILRFGHTGTIIELVKKGDVDFGIVLDNEDFSAFNSYEIYSGKYQLYRARKLPSQAKNKFILSEERKEVSLLKQYFYDHEIEIRTYMEVSSWEVIASLTKQGLGIGFLPDYIIGKRSLIPYELSIPLIPYRILAIFPKNKKLPRNAKMFIDLMSDAKPNPSLSPTETEVERSF